From the Microplitis mediator isolate UGA2020A chromosome 6, iyMicMedi2.1, whole genome shotgun sequence genome, one window contains:
- the LOC130670077 gene encoding uncharacterized protein LOC130670077 — MVIRIIWCLLLVGVVAANQNSTTTPSTISAPSGSKTSGIKATKLPKTKVRRSNYYLSNGVKISSPSSFSPFETSLNSHAVRSAPTVASFSNSFPKSDFTKSPLIKAFTPHYEINSFKLIPENSQVSKAYFKNFAASAKKAPILYTGSNSFPKFDDGQLTKFSSRPVSGSMGQYAKDYLETKSISASPSFGTPELTSGGFKPISPPQFQSNPKLSGALRTYDETYQSYGNPTGSSVVSSVENFQAYPPIHPTIITNLAHSPATAASKIRSHDNYQLLSAQPQLHFHAAIPQPIYHSQPFGRIKSDVEVIGKKPQMPFPDDDSEEDFKPVGVPASGESFEQLQSVKTDQNRNPFELPESSIFSSYDNAFGKLSQAPRIPVVHSVATVPSSSRPRPPKVIEKPPRYGVTSSSEGEKQVYEPSEEYSSASNENYHHEENSNNNDEESQQKFSVERNNFERPHFHNFDHDFKQDFEESYQHELPREEYKHVKEVPSVDETNPKPKVAPTGRKAVRSRGRERYYSKQTKPHEDHSANESSNSEIISYDSIVEKNNQDSTSQFPVENFGYKIPKISRTSSFNNEQTTEPSKPTNSSKNSRNQASRNHELRKQTSKQFTAPSGQSKSLDESPAVENVLVLPFYYHDNPQSNYRGLNDPDG; from the exons ATGGTCATCAGG ATTATTTGGTGTTTACTGCTGGTTGGAGTTGTCGCTGCCAATCAAAATTCTACTACAACCCCCTCGACAATTTCGGCTCCTTCGGGATCTAAAACCTCCGGAATTAAAGCGACTAAACTGCCGAAAACTAAAGTGCGTcgatctaattattatttatctaatggtgttaaaatttcatcGCCGTCGTCTTTTAGTCCATTCGAGACCAGCTTAAATTCACACGCGGTACGAAGCGCGCCTACGGTCGCGTCTTTTAGTAACAGTTTTCCAAAAAGTGACTTCACAAAATCCCCATTAATAAAAGCATTCACTCCGCACTAcgaaataaattctttcaaattAATTCCGGAAAACTCCCAAGTATCGAAGgcttacttcaaaaatttcgcTGCTAGCGCTAAAAAAGCTCCCATTTTGTACACGGGCTCGAACTCGTTTCCGAAATTCGATGACGGACAGCTGACCAAATTCAGCTCACGTCCAGTGTCGGGTTCTATGGGTCAATATGCCAAAGACTACCTAGAGACAAAATCAATATCAGCGTCACCCTCGTTTGGAACTCCAGAGCTAACATCCGGAGGGTTCAAACCCATCAGTCCACCCCAGTTTCAAAGTAACCCAAAACTTTCTGGAGCCTTGAGGACTTACGACGAGACTTATCAATCTTATGGTAATCCCACGGGTTCCTCTGTAGTCTCTTCAGTAGAAAACTTCCAAGCTTACCCGCCAATTCACCCTACAATTATAACTAATTTAGCTCACTCACCGGCGACCGCTGCCTCGAAAATAAGGAGCCATGATAATTATCAGCTACTTTCTGCACAGCCGCAATTACACTTTCACGCTGCTATTCCACAGCCTATCTATCATTCCCAACCTTTTGGTAGAATAAAGAGTGACGTTGAAGTGATTGGTAAAAAACCGCAGATGCCGTTTCCAGATGATGATTCCGAAGAAG attttaagCCTGTGGGAGTACCAGCCTCTGGAGAATCATTCGAACAACTTCAGTCAGTGAAAACTGATCAGAATCGAAATCCATTCGAGTTACCAGAGTCTTCGATTTTCAGTTCGTACGACAACGCCTTCGGAAAATTGTCTCAAGCACCTAGAATACCTGTTGTCCATAGCGTGGCTACTGTGCCCAGTAGTTCGAGGCCTCGTCCGCCGAAAGTGATAGAAAAACCTCCCCGGTACGGAGTTACAAGCAGCAGTGAAGGTGAAAAACAAGTTTACGAGCCATCTGAAGAATATTCTTCAGCTTCGAATGAAAATTACCACCACGAAGAAAATTCTAATAACAATGATGAGGAAAGTCAGCAGAAATTCAGCGTCGAGAGGAATAATTTCGAGCGGCCTCATTTCCATAACTTTGATCACGATTTCAAACAAGATTTCGAGGAATCTTATCAACATGAACTCCCCCGCGAAG agTACAAGCATGTAAAAGAAGTTCCAAGCGTCGACGAAACTAATCCTAAGCCGAAAGTCGCTCCGACTGGACGAAAAGCCGTCAGATCTCGGGGAAGGGAACGTTACTACAGCAAACAAACCAAACCGCATGAAGACCACTCTGCAAATGAATCGTCAAATAGCGAAATCATCTCTTACGACAGCATCGtcgaaaaaaataaccaaGACTCGACATCCCAATTTCCCGTGGAGAACTTTGGTTACAAAATTCCCAAGATTTCGCGGACGAGTAGCTTCAATAATGAACAAACCACTGAACCGTCAAAGCCGACTAACTCGTCGAAAAACTCCAGGAATCAGGCTTCAAGGAATCATGAATTGAGGAAGCAAACCTCAAAGCAATTTACTGCTCCCAGTGGACAGTCCAAGTCACTAGACGAATCCCCGGCCGTTGAAAACGTACTGGTACTGCCGTTTTACTACCACGACAATCCGCAATCCAATTATCGTGGACTAAACGATCCCGACGGTTAA